The Thermoplasmata archaeon genome segment CCTGGAGTCTGGCGAACTCCGCCGCGGGGAGCGCCTCCTTGCCCGTGGCCTCGACGATGCCCAGGAAGGCGGGCGTCTGCTGGGCCGACTCGATCCCAATCTCGGACCAAAGCCGCGTGGGCTTGCGGACCCGGCTCTTCGTCTCCCGGAGGTACTGGGGACCGCGCTCGAGCCGCCCCGTGATGCTCGCCAGCCGCTCGGGCAGGGGCGCGAAGTTGCGCATGAAGACGAGGAACACGGCGCTCCCGAGGTCCTCCGCGCCGCTGGGTCGCGACTCCCATATCCGGAGTTCCTCGTTTTGGAAGATCCAGAGGCGGAGTGCGTTCCGCAGGACGCCGTGGTCGATCCGCTTCCCGGGGGAGAGCGTCTTGGGATCGAACCGTTCCAGGTGGCGCAGTGCCTCCTTGGTCCTGCGGGTCTCCTCCTGGACGGCCTCGTACGTGCCCTTGGGGAGGAGGTGATCGTAGCGGTGGATCCCGACCGAGGTCGCCATGAGCGGGTCCCACTTCGTGTACCAGTCGAAGATGCTCTTCACGAAACCATCGAAGGCGGCATCGGACACGGGCCGCGGCAAGGGAGTTCGCGGATAAAGGGTTGCGCTCAGAGCTCGACGCGGCGGCCGTCCTTCGTCCGCCGGTACGCGCCGAAGTCCTTGGAGGCCGCGAGCTGGGCTCCCGTGAACACGGGGCCGTCCACGCACACGAGACGGTCGTCGAAGGCGCAGGCATCGCAGATCCCGATCCCGCACTTCATGAAGCGCTCCAGGGACGCCTGCACCTTGAGGCCCCGCTTCATCGCCGCGTCGACCACGAGCTTCATCATCTTCTCGGGGCCGCACGTGAGGACCTGATCGAACTTGTGCTTCTCCAGGAGCCGCTCCGCGAGGGAGGGCACGAACCCGTGGAAGCCGCGGGTCCCGTCGTCCGTGGACACGTGGACCTCCCCGGACGCGGACGCGCGATCCACGAAGAGCAGCTCCTCCGCGGTCCGCGCACCGACCGCAGTGGTCACCGCGGCGCCCTGTTGGGCAAACGCCTCGACCGCGGCGATGATCGAGGCCATGCCCGTGCCGCCGGCCACCGCGAGGACCTTCTCGCCTTCGAGCTTGAACGTGTTGCCGTACGGGCCGCGGACGCCGACCCGGTCCCCGGGGCGGAAGGACTGGAGGGCACGCGTCGCATCGCCGTACGCGTGGACCGTGATTCCCTTCACGGGCCCAAGGTACGAGAGGGCCATCGGCAGCTCGTCCTGCCCGGGGATCCAGACCATGACGAACTGCCCAGCGGTCCCGCCGAAGTCCGCGCGGAACCGGTACGTCATCGTGTGATGGCTCTCCGTCACGATCTCGAGGAGCGGGACGACCTGCATCCTAGCCATGGGCGGCCCCCACGGCCTCCGCGACGCTGTGGAAGCCGATGTCCTCCAGGAGGGAAGCCATCTCCTTGGTCGCTCGCTCGAAGACGGCGAGGCCCTGGTCCACGAGCGCGGTGCCGATCTGGACGGCGCTCGCGCCGGCCATGACGTACTCCAGGGCGGCGTGGCCCGAGTCGATGCCGCCCACCCCGATCACCGGGATGTCCACCTTCTCGTAGATGTCGTACACGGCCCGCACGCCGATGGGCCGGATCGCAGGGCCGCTGAGGCCGCCGAACCGGTTCGCCAGGATGGGCATGCGGAGCTCGGGAGCGATGGCCATGGCCTTCACCGTGTTGATCGCGACGATCCCGTCCGCGCCGCCTCGCTCCGCGGCGAGGGCGAAGGAGGCGATGTCCGCGACGTTCGGCGAGAGCTTCGGGAAGACCGGGACGTCCACGGCGTCCTTCACGGCCCGCGTGAACTCCTGGACGGCGTCTTCGCTCTGCGCGATCTCGGTCCCCAGGCCTTTCGCGTGGGGGCAGGACAGGTTCATCTCAATCGCCGCCGCGCCCGCCTCGGCCATGCGTCCCGCGACCTTGGCGTACTCCGCGGCGTCCTTGCCGTACACGGAGCCGATGACGACCGCCTTCGCGGCAAGCGCCTCCAGGAGTTCGGCCTCGAATGCAGCAATGCCGGGGTTCGGCAGGCCCACGGCGTTCAAGAGCCCGGCGTCCAGTTCGACGATCGTGGGATTGGAGTAGCCCTCCCGCGGCTCCGGGCCGATGCTCTTCGTCACCACGGCCCCGGCCCCGGCGCGGTAGACGCGAACGAGGGAGCCTCCGGTCTCATCGAGGAACCCGGAGGCGAGCATCGTGGGATTGCGCAGGCGCACGCCCGCGATCTCGGTCCGGAGGTCCACCATCCGAATCGCGGAAGGGGCGGAGACCCTAAAGGCTTTGGGTGCTAGCGGGAGAAGAGATCATGGGAGCGAGGCGCCATGCGACTGGAGGGGAATCCGAAGTCATGGAGCGGGACGACTACGCCCAGCTCGCTGGCAAACTCGTCCGAATCACGTTGAATCGTGGACTCGACAAGAGGAGGATGGGTGTCTTCTTGGGAGCGGATGCCCAGACGATTCGAGTTTCCGAGTTGTATTCCCGTGGCCATTTCTTGGTCCGGACGATCCCG includes the following:
- a CDS encoding dihydroorotate dehydrogenase, whose protein sequence is MVDLRTEIAGVRLRNPTMLASGFLDETGGSLVRVYRAGAGAVVTKSIGPEPREGYSNPTIVELDAGLLNAVGLPNPGIAAFEAELLEALAAKAVVIGSVYGKDAAEYAKVAGRMAEAGAAAIEMNLSCPHAKGLGTEIAQSEDAVQEFTRAVKDAVDVPVFPKLSPNVADIASFALAAERGGADGIVAINTVKAMAIAPELRMPILANRFGGLSGPAIRPIGVRAVYDIYEKVDIPVIGVGGIDSGHAALEYVMAGASAVQIGTALVDQGLAVFERATKEMASLLEDIGFHSVAEAVGAAHG
- a CDS encoding dihydroorotate dehydrogenase electron transfer subunit, with translation MARMQVVPLLEIVTESHHTMTYRFRADFGGTAGQFVMVWIPGQDELPMALSYLGPVKGITVHAYGDATRALQSFRPGDRVGVRGPYGNTFKLEGEKVLAVAGGTGMASIIAAVEAFAQQGAAVTTAVGARTAEELLFVDRASASGEVHVSTDDGTRGFHGFVPSLAERLLEKHKFDQVLTCGPEKMMKLVVDAAMKRGLKVQASLERFMKCGIGICDACAFDDRLVCVDGPVFTGAQLAASKDFGAYRRTKDGRRVEL
- a CDS encoding DUF885 family protein, encoding MSDAAFDGFVKSIFDWYTKWDPLMATSVGIHRYDHLLPKGTYEAVQEETRRTKEALRHLERFDPKTLSPGKRIDHGVLRNALRLWIFQNEELRIWESRPSGAEDLGSAVFLVFMRNFAPLPERLASITGRLERGPQYLRETKSRVRKPTRLWSEIGIESAQQTPAFLGIVEATGKEALPAAEFARLQ